The bacterium DNA segment GCCGAAGAAGCGATCGACGAGGCGATCGACTTCGTGGAAGCGATGGGGTCCATCCTCGAGGAGGTTCCGTGGGAGACCATGTCATCGGAACAGAGGGCTTCCTGGGCCGGGAAAGAGGCCCTGTACCGGGAGACCGGAACCATCGAGCCGGAGCTCCTTGAGGTCGACGATGAGATCGCGTCGACCGAGCTTCTGGAGGTCATCGAGGAAGAAAATCCGGAAGGTGGATTGGTCGACCAGGCCCCTGAGACTGACAATGGGGCTACGGAGGTGGACGATGACCAGGAGCCGGAAGTTGAGGACAAGCCGCCCAGGGATAATGTCCTTGTCGCCGATGGTGATTTCGACGAGCTATTAAAGCAGGCTTTCCTGAAGCCCGAGGATGCCAGGAAAACGGGCAAACGAAAGGGGATGGTCGCTGCCATCGAAGAGGTTGCGGAAGAGCCTGTTGAACCGGCCTGGGAAGAGGCCATGGAAAAGGTCGAACCAGACGGGGTGGGAGCAACTGAAGAGGAGATCGGGACCGGGGGTGTAGAGGTCGAGGAAGAGGAACTCCCGCCCCCTGAAGAGAATATTGAAACGGAAGCCGTAGAGGTGTCACCGGTTCTGCCGGCCGCCTTTGCTCCTGGTGGGGGGGAAGCTGCGGCTGGGTTACCCGCAGCCCGTCCTGATGATGCAAAGGTTACCGGAGATGCCGCCTTTCCCGATGACCGTAAGATCCAGCTAAGCGTGGTGAGGTTTCTGTCGAGGTTTTGAGAATCAGCTAATAGCAAAGAGCTGATTTCCTGGAATGTGGAATTTGGAATCTGAAATTGGATTTAGCTGACAGCTAAATCCACTCCCGGAGGGTGACGGTTTTGAAAAAGATGAGAACCTGCCTGATCATGATCGCTGTTCTTTTTCTCGCGGCCGGGCTCCAGTCATGTGCCGGGACTGCCGAAAAGAGAGCGGAAAACCGCAGGGAGGGGGAGATCCTGCGGGATGAGGGGTTCAACTACCTTTCCGATGGGAATATGGAAAGAGCCCAGTTCAACCTGACCAAGGCCGTGAGGCTGATCCCCAACGACGCGGAGGCCCATTTCGGCCTCGGAACGATCTATCTCCTGCGTACCAATTACGAGCTTGCCGTGGAGGAGTTCGAGCGGACGATCGACCTGGACAAGACCCACGGCGACGCCTACAACAACCTGGGATTTACCTTTATGAAGCTGGGACGCTGGGACGAGGCTATCTCGGCCTGCCGGAAGGCCATGGACCAGATCGCGTACGACACACCGGAAAGGGCCATGACGATCATCGGGTGGTCCTACTACAAAAAGGGCGAGGCCGCCAGGGCCCTCGAGATGCTCCACAGGGCCCTCAACACCAGGGACAACCAGCCGGATATCGAGAACATGATCGCCCAGATCTACCTGGAAGAGGGCAGGCTGGAAAAGTCCAAAGCGATGCTTCTGGACCTGTTGAAACGGGTGCCCGGGTTTACTGGCGCCCGGCTCAACATGGGCATCGTCTACTACAAGGAAAAGGATTACGTCGCCGCCAGGCGCGAATTCAGGAAGGTCCTCGAACTCACGGACGGCCAGGGCGAGGAAGGGCGGCTCGCGAGGGGATACCTTGATCTCATCGAATGAGACCCATGAGGCCGAAAAGGAACTTGGGGAGAGGCTCAGAAGCTACCGTACCGATTCCGGGATGGAGATCGGTGAACTGGCGGTTCGCACCCGGATCACCGCCCGGCACATCGCTGCCCTGGAGGAAGGACAGCTGCATGTTCTACCGGGCCAGATTTTTATCAGGGGGTTCGTCAGGTCAATTTGCCAGGAACTGGGCCGTGATCCGGAGCCGCTGTTCGCCATCCTCGACGGCGCATTGGTAGCGGAGCCGCAGGAGGAAACCGATGCGAGCAACGGGTGCAAGAGGCCCACTCCTCTCATCCTGTCCGGTCTTGTCCTGGTGGCGCTTATTCTCGGTGGGATCCTGATCCACGGCAAGGGGAATGAGGAAAAGCCGGCTCGCAATGTCACAGAGGCGGCATTTGATACCGCTGACCAGTCCGTGACAGAGCCGCCGGAAGGACGACAGGCGGTCCAGGAGGCGGTCAGGGAACTCGACCTGCTCATAAGAGCCATCGACAAGACATGGCTGCGCATACAGCCGGACAACGCCGAACCGTGGGAAACCACCATGAGGGCAGGGGATGAGATCGCTCTCAAGGCCACTGAAAGGATCACCCTTTTCATAGGGAACGCGGGCGGGGTGCTCTTCGAGCTCAACGGAAAACGTTTCGGCCCGCCGGGAGCACAGGGGCAGGTTATCTCCAACTACACGATCACGAGGGATGAGCTATAATAGGGTCGCGAAAAGTCCAATCCGGGACTTTTCGCTTCACGGAAAGGGAAAAGCGTCGTTTTCCCTTTCCTCACGG contains these protein-coding regions:
- a CDS encoding tetratricopeptide repeat protein, which codes for MRTCLIMIAVLFLAAGLQSCAGTAEKRAENRREGEILRDEGFNYLSDGNMERAQFNLTKAVRLIPNDAEAHFGLGTIYLLRTNYELAVEEFERTIDLDKTHGDAYNNLGFTFMKLGRWDEAISACRKAMDQIAYDTPERAMTIIGWSYYKKGEAARALEMLHRALNTRDNQPDIENMIAQIYLEEGRLEKSKAMLLDLLKRVPGFTGARLNMGIVYYKEKDYVAARREFRKVLELTDGQGEEGRLARGYLDLIE
- a CDS encoding DUF4115 domain-containing protein is translated as MISSNETHEAEKELGERLRSYRTDSGMEIGELAVRTRITARHIAALEEGQLHVLPGQIFIRGFVRSICQELGRDPEPLFAILDGALVAEPQEETDASNGCKRPTPLILSGLVLVALILGGILIHGKGNEEKPARNVTEAAFDTADQSVTEPPEGRQAVQEAVRELDLLIRAIDKTWLRIQPDNAEPWETTMRAGDEIALKATERITLFIGNAGGVLFELNGKRFGPPGAQGQVISNYTITRDEL